TGTGCGGAGAGAATTCCAAGAATTTCACGTACTAAATTACTCTCTACCCAACTCCACTATATACCCTATATATAAGAGACTAGGGGAGTTATCAAATAACCCTATTCATAACGTGAAATAACTCCCAATGGAGttattttacaatttaattatattacattgatataattaaataaaactatatattatatcacatataatatataacctatagcttatattatatcacatttaatataaactaactttatattcttttatataacctataattttaatatgaatcatattcatattaattttaaccttcatataattaatatttgaatcatattcaaatatttatctctctcatcaaactttatattataatgtatccatatacattatattaatcatattacatacaattaatttttttaattaatttgaataattcaaattaatccaaaattaattgattctcactAAACCTTTGTTGAGCTAGCaatgagaccttatggacttatagattacaagctccaatgatacaaaattaattaattaaactctttagttaaattaatcaacatttattaattgtcggtcactccattaaagaccgacaattgtaCTATTtgcattgtatatatatttctatgttcattggatataaccaatcaacagtaaattgacctttcacaaattgctcgtaactacagttgggtctgaattatcgttttacttctataattacatctaattccttaagtaccactaatctctaatgaacaattagttataatCCTACCACtaatctctaatgaacaattagttataatccaactataactagATCCTTATCTAGCCAGTGGAGGGTGAGACGCCTCATTGTTAAGGACtcagaatcagttcttaagaaGAAATTTATTCACTTACCCTAACAacgaaaatgagtgaatttcttcttgtatagttgtgttacCAGCTTCCCACtcggacgaatccccaaaatgatagacatattgagtctgtgaatctggccactctcacccatacaaatcaaaggatcactcTCATAGATAGGAgatcacaactcactcaagatttgtcaagtcacctatggtcatcctagtggaatgtaagtctctacaagtaacaacgttataaagagactaatcatttcgtagtccagtcttatacaaactctttgtatagggtaCCTTCACtcacattcatcacatgaatgatcaagatcagatcatagtgagtcgcatccatagtgtcaccaagataaggtatccaactttatccatttactacagacctttCAGGTTATTACTAAACGTGAGATGTCATCACATACGtgtttaagttaaattaaataacctaggatcttagtttattatttttgggttaatgcaaactaaatgtcaaagaaaacaatactttattttattaaatacataattcgtttgtacaaataatttacaaactttGAAACCACGAGATTAGGACAGTAATCCCAAAAACTAATTGAATGATTTTTACTACCCACATTTGTCTTGAAGTGCTAAGATTAACTGCATCGCATGCCACTGATGCAGTCATAGAGCCTACGAGTCATCCTAGTAATGCTTGGTCAACAACGTGTCATGCTTCATAAACTGGATCGGTTAAGGGTTCTGAGGTCCCTGTTCCTCTCATTGAAGGAAGAGGAACTGGTGGCTCTGACTTGGTTCCAAGGAcatgtccttgaagcttctgtCCATGAAGAATGCCAAGAATCATTCCGTTCCACAAGGCACAATTTTTATCATCTAACTTCATTATTAGCACAGTCTCAAGAGGGTGACCAAAGGAGGAGCCATTTGTTGCAATAACGGAATAAGGAGCCAAAAAGGATGTTTTTATCTGGGCTTGAGTTTCTGAGGATTGGGTTTCTTCATATGACATGGTAGTGTTTGCTTGATTGCTCTGGTATCAATAAAGAATTTGGAATTAACAGAGACAAAAAACTTGGAAAACTCAGTACAATTTCATTTAACAGCCTTGTCTATATATACAGCAACCATAGAATGGTGAAAAgctaaaaaaagagagaatctTGGGAGAGTGGAGAAGGTGGGAAAGTGCACCCGATTAAGGAGGAAAAATAGGAAGCAGTTGTTGACTCTAGTAAAAGGCAAAACTGCAGTAAATAACAGTAAAACAAAATCTGCAACTTAGTGAGTTAATTTAACACTTGGGTTCTCGACAGCAGCAGGGGTGTGTGTTCTCGATCGGTTAGCGCATCCTTCATCTgcagaagaagggaaaagattTTCTTTGGGTGACACAAGTGAAAAAAGAATGAggtaaattagggttttaaaTCACCATATCCCAACGTGGGAGAGCcttaaaaaaattaccaaactttttaaaaatccCAATGCCTCCCCTTCATTGTTGGGATGAGGACTTTTCTCCCGACACCTAAACCATAGCGTCGGGAGAGGCCTAACATTTTCCCCATCTTTTTTAGGCCGACCGTTTAAGAAACGACGTCGGGAATACCTATTTTTCCCAATGCCATTGAAACTATAGTCAAGATATCTTATTTTTTCCGACGTCGAAAAAATGGTTGGGAAACATGGGTCTTCTTAAAGTGTTTTTGGCATCGGGAAAAACCAAATTTTTTGTAGTGTTATATGATTCATCAATATATAGTTAAGTGTAGAGTAGAATTTTTTATATCACTATGATGACATGtaattttttcatatttgagAATATGATGATATGATATGGCTCATTTTTGGCTATCAACtacatgaatttttttttttttttttttttttgctaagaGATTGTTGTTTGTGAAACTCGATCAATTCTTAATTAAGCTATCATTGTTGGAAAGAAACTTTTGAAGGTTGAAGgtaatttgaaagaaattagaTTTGAAAAAGAGGCAACTTTCGTTAttgattacttttttttttttttttttttttttttttttttttttttgcttaataCAAATGCTAAGACAACCCTTCTATTTATATTAGTTGGCACATCCAAAATTTATTGCTTGAATTTTACCAACACATTCATGATCTAGTAGCTACAAATATGAAATAACTTTCTATATTATTATTTACCTTTACACTTTTTTCTCATATGTTATAGGGAATTCTACTGTATACTCTGACTATTTCTTACAAgtaatttctttaaaatattttaataattaatacttATAAAAAAATGGACTTTTACTTAGATTAGACCCAAATacttttaacccaaaatcaagtttatatTTCAACAAACACTATCAATCATCTAAGACCATTCAAAATCATCGTATTGTGTTATTCTTAAATAATATAGTTGGCTACCACATAAGCTTGAAGTTATTAAAAGAAGACTTTATAAATCTATTTGATAcacaattaaaactaatttaaatttaccaaATAGACACGAACTAAATGTTTGAGTTCTCTTATTACAAATATCTGaagtttaaaagtttaagatcCAAGCAAAGCATGATCATTTGGAAGCAACATTGTTTCCAAACTGAGATATACAGAAAGCAAGGAGGTCTTGTTTAGGAGGCAGAGTATCTTTGACAATGGTGTGCtctacaaactcattgcaccaTCGCTGTAGGTTTGGAAGCTTCTCCATCTCACTGCTCAACGCACCGCCCAGGCCGAAACCTTCTTCGATGGCTGGAATCCAATACGCCACGAAGTTGGCAACAATGTCCACAAATCCCAGCTTCTCTCCTCCAAAGAATCTCTTCCCTTTCAGTTCATCTTCTAGTACTTTCAATGCCTCACACGCCTCTGCTATTGCCTCTTCTTTCTCCTTTCCTTGCCTTCTCCTTGCTTTCATTATAGCACCTAGAAGCTGGGTGATTATATATCCACATAAAATCGAGAAACAAAATGAGAAACGAGACCTTTGTTTGATAatgatttcatttttagttttttgtttttaaaaattaagtttatattaACACTACTActctatttctttattttgtgtgatctattttttagaaataaattagTCATAAAATGGGATTCTAGAGAATATTAATGGTTTGTGTGGAAGATGAACTTTTTTACAGGTTGAAATGCCTCGAATCTGATATCTAGATGCTTCGTATTTATGTTATTTTGACCTAAGGTTTAGAGGAGTGcacgctatataaactctctaattctATTGGCACCTTTGACTCTATAGTatgaaattttttctttaataaaattgcTTTCTCCATCTTCCCACACATGTAGCTAACACATTACATTATCTTTTATATACTATGTAAATCTATGTGTCAATTCTCCTAATGTATTTACGTTTTTAGCTTATCTTTATTTGTCGATTTCATAACATAGAATTTTATTGTGGAAgtttaagggtttttttttttttttgaacaagtgcaaaattaaagataataataGATAAACATAGACTTCATCTCTACactaattgaaaataaaattagaataactcatatatattttataaagatAATAAGATCTCTTCATTTTTCTAATATGAGATGATCTTCAACCAGCCTTTTCAAGATGATATCTCTTTAACTTCGCTATTCTTAGGCTAGATTCAAATTTTGGACAAAATACTCGTTTGAGCTTCGTGATATTTTTGACACGATGCTAAATCACCAGTTAATAAAAAAACTTAAGCTGACAAATTAGGGTAAATTTAATTAAGTCAATATTTCAACATTCACCAACACTTGTGAACTTGAAAATTTTCGATAAAGACACAACAAATTCATCCATTCAAGATtcataatcaatttaaaaattataagagATGTAAATAAAATCGGAAAAGTAATACCTTGTCATTCAAGAAATTGGCCCAAAAGAGTGCAAGAGCTTTGTGATAAGGATGTTGGGGCAAAATGGGATTGTCCTTCCAAGTCTCTTCTATGTATTGAAGAATAACAATGGACTCTGCAATGGGTTTTCCGGCATGGACGAAGACAGGGACTTTCTTGTAAACAGGATTGAATTTCAGTAACAAATCACTCTTCTTCTTATATACTTCTTCTTCAATATAATCATATTCAATGTCTTTCAGTTTCAAAGCCAATTCTACTCGTCGGCTGAAAGGACTGAACCATGCCCCAAACACCTCCActttttctcccatttttttttatctcctctttctttaatttccttgCTATTGCCTTACCTAATATGCtccattcttttcttttataccAACTCCTAATGGTTTGctttattttaaactaaaatttgtGGAATAATATGATCATTAAAGTCGTAAGCCAATGCGACATCAAACTGGGtatattattcaaaatcaacTTGTCTTCTACAAAGATAAACCATTATTATTCTTATCAAATATTCATGGTTGGTAGTTAGCCTTTTGTATTTCTATctctaattttttagtttaatctCTATTTGGTCTATAAATTTTGATCTTTAGATTCCAATATTTTACACTTTTACTTCCAAATTTTCCATTATTACTCATTTTGGTCTTTGATGTTAactatcattttttaaataaatttttattattaattttaatatgataaaaaaattagtgaaaactaattttttttatatatagNNNNNNNNNNNNNNNNNNNNNNNNNNNNNNNNNNNNNNNNNNNNNNNNNNNNNNNNNNNNNNNNNNNNNNNNNNNNNNNNNNNNNNNNNNNNNNNNNNNNNNNNNNNNNNNNNNNNNNNNNNNNNNNNNNNNNNNNNNNNNNNNNNNNNNNNNNNNNNNNNNNNNNNNNNNNNNNNNNNNNNNNNNNNNNNNNNNNNNNNNNNNNNNNNNNNNNNNNNNNNNNNNNNNNNNNNNNNNNNNNNNNNNNNNNNNNNNNNNNNNNNNNNNNNNNNNNNNNNNNNNNNNNNNNNNNNNNNNNNNNNNNNNNNNNNNNNNNNNNNNNNNNNNNNNNNNNNNNNNNNNNNNNNNNNNNNNNNNNNNNNNNNNNNNNNNNNNNNNNNNNNNNNNNNNNNNNNNNNNNNNNNNNNNNNNNNNNNNNNNNNNNNNNNNNNNNNNNNNNNNNNNNNNNNNNNNNNNNNNNNNNNNNNNNNNNNNNNNNNNNNNNNNNNNNNNNNNNNNNNNNNNNNNNNNNNNNNNNNNNNNNNNNNNNNNNNNNNNNNNNNNNNNNNNNNNNNNNNNNNNNNNNNNNNNNNNNNNNNNNNNNNNNNNNNNNNNNNNNNNNNNNNNNNNNNNNNNNNNNNNNNNNNNNNNNNNNNNNNNNNNNNNNNNNNNNNNNNNNNNNNNNNNNNNNNNNNNNNNNNNNNNNNNNNNNNNNNNNNNNNNNNNNNNNNNNNNNNNNNNNNNNNNNNNNNNNNNNNNNNNNNNNNNNNNNNNNNNNNNNNNNNNNNNNNNNNNNNNNNNNNNNNNNNNNNNNNNNNNNNNNNNNNNNNNNNNNNNNNNNNNNNNNNNNNNNNNNNNNNNNNNNNNNNNNNNNNNNNNNNNNNNNNNNNNNNNNNNNNNNNNNNNNNNNNNNNNNNNNNNNNNNNNNNNNNNNNNNNNNNNNNNNNNNNNNNNNNNNNNNNNNNNNNNNNNNNNNNNNNNNNNNNNNNNNNNNNNNNNNNNNNNNNNNNNNNNNNNNNNNNNNNNNNNNNNNNNNNNNNNNNNNNNNNNNNNNNNNNNNNNNNNNNNNNNNNNNNNNNNNNNNNNNNNNNNNNNNNNNNNNNNNNNNNNNNNNNNNNNNNNNNNNNNNNNNNNNNNNNNNNNNNNNNNNNNNNNNNNNNNNNNNNNNNNNNNNNNNNNNNNNNNNNNNNNNNNNNNNNNNNNNNNNNNNNNNNNNNNNNNNNNNNNNNNNNNNNNNNNNNNNNNNNNNNNNNNNNNNNNNNNNNNNNNNNNNNNNNNNNNNNNNNNNNNNNNNNNNNNNNNNNNNNNNNNNNNNNNNNNNNNNNNNNNNNNNNNNNNNNNNNNNNNNNNNNNNNNNNNNNNNNNNNNNNNNNNNNNNNNNNNNNNNNNNNNNNNNNNNNNNNNNNNNNNNNNNNNNNNNNNNNNNNNNNNNNNNNNNNNNNNNNNNNNNNNNNNNNNNNNNNNNNNNNNNNNNNNNNNNNNNNNNNNNNNNNNNNNNNNNNNNNNNNNNNNNNNNNNNNNNNNNNNNNNNNNNNNNNNNNNNNNNNNNNNNNNNNNNNNNNNNNNNNNNNNNNNNNNNNNNNNNNNNNNNNNNNNNNNNNNNNNNNNNNNNNNNNNNNNNNNNNNNNNNNNNNNNNNNNNNNNNNNNNNNNNNNNNNNNNNNNNNNNNNNNNNNNNNNNNNNNNNNNNNNNNNNNNNNNNNNNNNNNNNNNNNNNNNNNNNNNNNNNNNNNNNNNNNNNNNNNNNNNNNNNNNNNNNNNNNNNNNNNNNNNNNNNNNNNNNNNNNNNNNNNNNNNNNNNNNNNNNNNNNNNNNNNNNNNNNNNNNNNNNNNNNNNNNNNNNNNNNNNNNNNNNNNNNNNNNNNNNNNNNNNNNNNNNNNNNNNNNNNNNNNNNNNNNNNNNNNNNNNNNNNNNNNNNNNNNNNNNNNNNNNNNNNNNNNNNNNNNNNNNNNNNNNNNNNNNNNNNNNNNNNNNNNNNNNNNNNNNNNNNNNNNNNNNNNNNNNNNNNNNNNNNNNNNNNNNNNNNNNNNNNNNNNNNNNNNNNNNNNNNNNNNNNNNNNNNNNNNNNNNNNNNNNNNNNNNNNNNNNNNNNNNNNNNNNNNNNNNNNNNNNNNNNNNNNNNNNNNNNNNNNNNNNNNNNNNNNNNNNNNNNNNNNNNNNNNNNNNNNNNNNNNNNNNNNNNNNNNNNNNNNNNNNNNNNNNNNNNNNNNNNNNNNNNNNNNNNNNNNNNNNNNNNNNNNNNNNNNNNNNNNNNNNNNNNNNNNNNNNNNNNNNNNNNNNNNNNNNNNNNNNNNNNNNNNNNNNNNNNNNNNNNNNNNNNNNNNNNNNNNNNNNNNNNNNNNNNNNNNNNNNNNNNNNNNNNNNNNNNNNNNNNNNNNNNNNNNNNNNNNNNNNNNNNNNNNNNNNNNNNNNNNNNNNNNNNNNNNNNNNNNNNNNNNNNNNNNNNNNNNNNNNNNNNNNNNNNNNNNNNNNNNNNNNNNNNNNNNNNNNNNNNNNNNNNNNNNNNNNNNNNNNNNNNNNNNNNNNNNNNNNNNNNNNNNNNNNNNNNNNNNNNNNNNNNNNNNNNNNNNNNNNNNNNNNNNNNNNNNNNNNNNNNNNNNNNNNNNNNNNNNNNNNNNNNNNNNNNNNNNNNNNNNNNNNNNNNNNNNNNNNNNNNNNNNNNNNNNNNNNNNNNNNNNNNNNNNNNNNNNNNNNNNNNNNNNNNNNNNNNNNNNNNNNNNNNNNNNNNNNNNNNNNNNNNNNNNNNNNNNNNNNNNNNNNNNNNNNNNNNNNNNNNNNNNNNNNNNNNNNNNNNNNNNNNNNNNNNNNNNNNNNNNNNNNNNNNNNNNNNNNNNNNNNNNNNNNNNNNNNNNNNNNNNNNNNNNNNNNNNNNNNNNNNNNNNNNNNNNNNNNNNNNNNNNNNNNNNNNNNNNNNNNNNNNNNNNNNNNNNNNNNNNNNNNNNNNNNNNNNNNNNNNNNNNNNNNNNNNNNNNNNNNNNNNNNNNNNNNNNNNNNNNNNNNNNNNNNNNNNNNNNNNNNNNNNNNNNNNNNNNNNNNNNNNNNNNNNNNNNNNNNNNNNNNNNNNNNNNNNNNNNNNNNNNNNNNNNNNNNNNNNNNNNNNNNNNNNNNNNNNNNNNNNNNNNNNNNNNNNNNNNNNNNNNNNNNNNNNNNNNNNNNNNNNNNNNNNNNNNNNNNNNNNNNNNNNNNNNNNNNNNNNNNNNNNNNNNNNNNNNNNNNNNNNNNNNNNNNNNNNNNNNNNNNNNNNNNNNNNNNNNNNNNNNNNNNNNNNNNNNNNNNNNNNNNNNNNNNNNNNNNNNNNNNNNNNNNNNNNNNNNNNNNNNNNNNNNNNNNNNNNNNNNNNNNNNNNNNNNNNNNNNNNNNNNNNNNNNNNNNNNNNNNNNNNNNNNNNNNNNNNNNNNNNNNNNNNNNNNNNNNNNNNNNNNNNNNNNNNNNNNNNNNNNNNNNNNNNNNNNNNNNNNNNNNNNNNNNNNNNNNNNNNNNNNNNNNNNNNNNNNNNNNNNNNNNNNNNNNNNNNNNNNNNNNNNNNNNNNNNNNNNNNNNNNNNNNNNNNNNNNNNNNNNNNNNNNNNNNNNNNNNNNNNNNNNNNNNNNNNNNNNNNNNNNNNNNNNNNNNNNNNNNNNNNNNNNNNNNNNNNNNNNNNNNNNNNNNNNNNNNNNNNNNNNNNNNNNNNNNNNNNNNNNNNNNNNNNNNNNNNNNNNNNNNNNNNNNNNNNNNNNNNNNNNNNNNNNNNNNNNNNNNNNNNNNNNNNNNNNNNNNNNNNNNNNNNNNNNNNNNNNNNNNNNNNNNNNNNNNNNNNNNNNNNNNNNNNNNNNNNNNNNNNNNNNNNNNNNNNNNNNNNNNNNNNNNNNNNNNNNNNNNNNNNNNNNNNNNNNNNNNNNNNNNNNNNNNNNNNNNNNNNNNNNNNNNNNNNNNNNNNNNNNNNNNNNNNNNNNNNNNNNNNNNNNNNNNNNNNNNNNNNNNNNNNNNNNNNNNNNNNNNNNNNNNNNNNNNNNNNNNNNNNNNNNNNNNNNNNNNNNNNNNNNNNNNNNNNNNNNNNNNNNNNNNNNNNNNNNNNNNNNNNNNNNNNNNNNNNNNNNNNNNNNNNNNNNNNNNNNNNNNNNNNNNNNNNNNNNNNNNNNNNNNNNNNNNNNNNNNNNNNNNNNNNNNNNNNNNNNNNNNNNNNNNNNNNNNNNNNAACGACGTATAATTCCAATTGGGTAACTTGATATGATAAAGAGAGAAgttagagatatttaaataagatttaaatacaaaactagaataaaaaataactttgaaaGTACAATAAATGAATTCATATTTTACTtgaataaatgcatattttCACTTTTTTAACTTGCTCGGGATGACCGAGAGCTAAATTAGGTCTTGAAAAGAACCAATGATTTATGTGTTAATTCCTCAATTTTGCCTTCAATTCTTTGccttaaaatgtatttattataaGTAAACAATTCGTGACATCAATGGAGTCATCATTGAAAAATTTTGGAGTTAAAATCAAGCCCAATTAAGACAAAAGAATCATTTAAGAAGAAGATCAACAGCCAAATTACCTTCTCTACCCCTCAGCCAAAGGCAAAACAACACATTTCAGAAATACTCGGAGCGTTCACAACGCTCCCAAAAAAAATAACAACCCAACTTACCTCGATGCTATAAGAACATAATGCTAATTTTGCTACAAAAACAGTGCAGCGTCGCAATGCTCTGgagaatgatgaaaaataaaaaagcgcAAGCACCTGCGCAAGCCAGTGTCGAGCCCCAAATTTGCACTGCGACCCTTTCAGTACCAAGAAAATTTATTAAGCATACACTCTCAACCAAAAGGTGAGAGGTTTATTTTATTCCCAAATCCAGATTTGTGTTaaagataaaaggaaaagaaaccaaTCTCCTAGTTGGTTGTTAAAACGTTTTGCAAATAGGGCACCAAGCTTAGAATTTTGGAGGCAAACCTGTTTTGACCAGGACTGTGGTTCACAATCTCTTCACTCCATTTgcttaaattttgaaacttgTTACTTGTCAACAGCTCAAATCCCAAAACCAGCTTCAACCGCAGGAACCCAATAAGCTACTACAGCCCCAACAAGTCCACAAATCCAATCTTTTTCTCCTCCAaaaaatttcttgttttcaagTTCCTTCTCAAGTGGTTCTAATGTCTTCGCTGTTTCTTCTAACAGCCTgctctctctcttctcttttGCTTCTAGCAGCTTCAGTATAGCAGGGCACAACCTGTCATGGAATGGatatattaaaaacatatttaaacTACTCTTTTCACATTCGATTTTTAAACCATCACTCAACtcaaaagttttaaactgaTCCAACCATCTATAATGCACAATTTAAACGCAAAGAAATCATCGAAATAAAGATCCAACAAGTTACTAAAGATAATCATATGATTAAGCAAAAGAGTAATGAATAGAAAGTATTGTTACCTTGATCAATAAACTTAGCCCAGAACCTTGCTTGGGGCTCTTTGATAGGGATCTGAGGGAAGAAAGGTAAACTGAATTCCAAAATTTCATCAATGTAATTCAAGGATGATGGTTGACTCTGAAATTGGGTTTCCATTATGAACAAACACAGAACCATCTTGTAAATTGGATTGTATTTGAGAAGCAAATGGCTTTTATTCTTCAAGTTTTCCTCAATATATTCGTATTCTACAGCTTTGAGTTTCAAAGCAAACTCCACTCTGCGGCTAAAGGGATCTCCACTGCCACCATGCCCCAAATACTTGCACTTCTTTCCCCATTATTAATTTCTCTCTGCAACAAAAAACTGgtgaattattttgaattatgatAAAGTAGTggtttgtttatatatatatatatatatataggaagagggaaagggaaagggaaagtaCGTGTGTTTTGTCAAAGATGAGATTTGTTTAATATTCGAAATGTGTAGAAATATCTCGATTTCTTGAGGTGGAGTTTAACGTTGTCGTAAGCCATTATGTAATTGTTCATCATATATTTAGACAttggttcttttttttctttgttggtGGAGTTTAATGTTATCGTAAGCCATTATGTAAttgttaattaacatatatatttagacattttttttttattatcttttttattttttaaattttctacaTGAAAATTAACACATACATTCAAAATTCAGGTTTATTTCACAGTTTTTAATCATTTATTTGAGAATAAGCTATTTTTATACATTCTTACAAGAGTTTTTTTCCTCAAAACGGTAGGCTTTCTCTTTTCCCCTCTTCATCATCTCTttccttttatatataatttcattttgaatatagTTAATCAAATAATGCTAATccaacaaaattaatataaatatttatttcaataaatcaataataatctaCTGAAATATTtactttaatttattataaaaatttaatgaatgcaattacttttttatataaattatcaATAAACTTAGCCCAAAACCTTGCTTGGGCTCTTAATTAGTgtgaaatttcatttttcaataataataattgattacttattttttttaataatcaagcAAATATTTATTGAGGTTAATTTTAGTTTGATCCATTATGAACTTATAATCGTTATTGATTGTTTATAATTAGTTACCTataattatttcattcattactaacataacatttaataattttttttttaatattctttatt
The nucleotide sequence above comes from Benincasa hispida cultivar B227 chromosome 3, ASM972705v1, whole genome shotgun sequence. Encoded proteins:
- the LOC120072560 gene encoding probable glutathione S-transferase encodes the protein MGEKVEVFGAWFSPFSRRVELALKLKDIEYDYIEEEVYKKKSDLLLKFNPVYKKVPVFVHAGKPIAESIVILQYIEETWKDNPILPQHPYHKALALFWANFLNDKLLGAIMKARRRQGKEKEEAIAEACEALKVLEDELKGKRFFGGEKLGFVDIVANFVAYWIPAIEEGFGLGGALSSEMEKLPNLQRWCNEFVEHTIVKDTLPPKQDLLAFCISQFGNNVASK